In the Balaenoptera acutorostrata chromosome 16, mBalAcu1.1, whole genome shotgun sequence genome, GAAGGGGAACGGGGGCACTGGAGGGTCTCAAGCACAGCATGATAAAAAAGAGCAAGAGTTTTAAAAGTTTCGTGTGGTATAGAGCTGTTTTTCAAATTAGAGGTGGTAAGGCATTTGTTATAAAATCCGTTCAGGGGGCCATAACCAgaatttcctaaaaaaaaaaagaaaaaaaaaggaaggaagggaactgATGTATCACATGTACAAAGGGCAAGTGATGCTTTACACAACTGTCACCATTGTATATACTGTACTGACCTCTGTGTGTTCTGGACCGTGgttcaaatgtatttcttacttgGGTCACAACTGAAAGGTTTGAAAGTCACTGCTCTAGAAGACAGAGGATTTAGGGCCCAGACTGGAGGCTGCTGCATTCCCCTAGATGGGCAGAGGGGACCCTTTAAGGTGGTGGGATAgtagcagcaaaaagaaaaagattaacagAAGAGACACttaaaaacagagaagagaatcTGGGTAAGGGAAACCAACGAAAATGCTAAGGTGTTACACCTGGGTCATTTGAGGGGAAAGGTGGCAATAATCATAAACAGGCCAACTGTGAAGAAGAGCTGGTGAAGAGGTCCACAGAAGAGGCAGTAGACACCTTTAAGGTGAGATACATTGGTTTCAAGAGACAGGAAGACATCGCgatagaaagacaaaaaaagctctgccaaaaaaaaaaaaaaaaaagctctgccACACCATGCCCTCAAAACCAGGTCCCCCACATTGCTTTAATTTAGTCACCTTTTACAATACTATATTAATTCTCTTTCAGCtaaacaatgtttaaaatttatGCTCTGTCCTCAACCAAGTGGTTATGACTTTAAAAAGCACATAATCACACTAAAGAACCAATACCATCAGTTAGTCTCTGGCTATTACATTATTTACCATCCCAAGGGCTTCACTTTGATTTAGCATTTGATGGATAAGTACAGACGGGTCTGTCACTTGGCTGCAAGTGCGCCCGCTGACTGCATCAGCACCGGGCTCGGTGAGCTGCAGGAGCCCGGCTGCACCAGCACTACCGGCAGAGAGTCATGCCAAAAGGCGCCCGGCAGCTGCCATGCAGTCTGTGCCCGTCCCGTGAAGCTGTACACAGTTGGCTCGAGGGCCCTGCTGATCCAGCGAGAGGGCACAAGGGAAATGGCAGAACTCCAACAGATCACTTTATCCAAGACTGAATCCCCAAAGTACATCAGAATAGACATAATTAAATGAGGCAGTGTGGACCTAAAGGTACAATGTCATCCCCACCAGGCCCTTGATGAAGGGAGTTTTGCTTTACAGAAGCCTTTTTATGAAGTAAATTACATTAAttaccaacatttaaaaacatcCAACATTTAAGGGTTCTGAATCTCTGATTTATTAGACAGCATGGAATTAACAGGTTTAGGTTATTTTACAAAAAGAGCTCAAGCCGCTCATACACAGCAACTGGGCttgctgggggaaaaaacaaTTCTTCAGACTACTGCAAAAGGACACAAAGACTCCTCATCCTACACACAGTCAGTATGAAAGGGCACACAGACAAGTTTTTTGCaagacagaaaacagagaaatccaCATACTAAATAACGCGTCCACAATGACTATAACGCATCCCTTAGGGGATAAGCATGTATTTGTAGGAAGCAAAACAAAGCTTTCCATAGAGAAACCATTTTCACGAGATGATTAGGTGGACCTGcaatgaagaaaatacatttcaaaagatGGGTTCAGACTTACACTAAGTTTTCACTGAAAtacttacaaataaaaataagacctTTCTCTGTatcagaagaatttttttttaatatatcatggataaaataaatttcagtaaAGGTCCAAATACCATTCAGAAACatacatttgcaaataatataaataaaaaacaaaaagtgtgaCAACAAAAATACTATTTGGAACTACCCAGAATAGGCCAAGCTAAGTTCATGTTCTGCTTCAGGGCATTATATTGAAATGAATCTCATTCTcgctataatttttttctttttaaccttaatCACCAGTGGCTGGGTAACTGAAATGGACATGAGAACTATATAAATGTCAGAGAAATATGTAAACCTCATTAATGTTTCCAAAAATTCATTTAGAGATAGAAACAGGTCCAAATAGATGCCTGTCTAAATGTACTGCAATTACGTtacaattatttttccaaatacacAGATATGCTCTGTCTTTTCTCAGCTCATTACTGACTCAAACAATTTGCCCTTCTGGGATCAATTGTTTgctaataaataattgtttacaGTCACAAAATGATGTTAGGAGGTTTTCTTATTAGTTTTCCTTCTGCACCCTAATAAGATTGAAAACGAGCTGATTCCCCAGAGTCTAACCTTAACCTCGCTTTGTTTCACAGCCCAGGAAATGATGACCCATCTGCTTCAGAAAATAATGGACGGCCGAGAGGAAATATTGTTTAATTGTAGATTAACCTCCTCATGAGGCAGTCTGAAGCTGCTTTAGAATTAGCAACTATAACCAGCAAGGGAAACAAATGGCTCAAGAGcctttttctccaccatttaagGTCCACAAAGAAGGCAAAGGGGGTTTTACTACCTACATttattcacaaacatttatttccacAATGGAAACAAAAACCATCAAGGTCAAAACTGATTCTCAAAAGTGCTGTCGCTGCCCTCCAATTCTGTTTGTCCGAATACCTTTAAATGCAGCAAACCATCTCATGCACTAAAGaaagtgtttgttttaaaaaaaaggcaataaaaacctcttttccaatattttcaggttcttataatattaaaattaaaatttttccctGGTTTCTTTGTTAAAAGTAATAAATCCACCATTGGGGAGTACGAATTGTTTTATTATCATCAACATGGCACTTAAGTAAATGAAATCTTGTCAAGTACATGGTGACCTAcaagttcaaaagaaaaaagaacagcatGAGATCAAAATGGCCAGCCAGGACAAGAGATACAAAAGTGAGAGATTAAATGCAAACACAGCCCTTCATCCAACAGGCTTCACATGCTAAGTCTGTTCTGAAGTCAAACCTGTAAAAGCACACATGATATTGAGTATTTAATACTCTGCCCCCCTCTCAGGGACTCAACCAATTTAGCAAGGGGACTCTATACCATTCTAACTCAGAGAGGTACAGAAATCCTGAAAATAGTCaggtattccataaatatttactgaggacttCCTTCCAGGGCCTGAGTAGACACGGACAAGGAACAGGACAAAGACTCTTGGGGTTGGTATTTTATGGTTAAACAAGTGCCTAAGTATCAGGTTTCCCTTAAGCCTGGAAGCCTGGTGCAGGTAATTAAGTAAAAAGCTTTGCCCTAGGTACCAAAAAATGGAAATGGTTCCTCTCTGTCAGCAGTTACAACCAAGAGCCAAAGACATctatgaaaatttcaaaactaaggaaatctgctATTGCAGGCAAGGCCATATTACTCTGAATTTCCAGTAAGACCTGAAGGTCATTCATTTTGtgtaaatattaaagaaacaacctCTGTGGAGAGGGAAGATTTTTGGTAGTTCAAATTCTTAAATATCTTAAATAGAATttgctaaaataaattattattgaatTCTTCAACTTAATTTTGAAGCAATGAGTTAGTAATAACTCCAGAGATTCAAATAATAGTGCCTATTCAAGAAGAATGAGAGTTTGACATTCTTCTCTACAAAACAACTAGGCACAATTTTATCCATCAGACGTCTATCAACCTACGGATATTGAAAGCTTGGGAGAACAAGATAAAATCAACTCCAACCCTAGAGTCAGCTGTAATATCGAGCAGGCATCAACAATGCTATTCatgaatttagaaaaattaataaatcctgGGGTGAATGCAGAAAAGGCTCAAATACAGGTGAAGCATACTCACTTGGGTTTTGTTTCTGCATCTGTCACTTGGCGAATGAAGATACCATCTTCGGGATGTTCCGTGTCATCCATTTCATACATATACGATGATGCTATTGCAAGTGTAGTCCCATCATTACTGAAGGCGAGTGACGCAATGCTGGTGGGGTACCGATGGAACTGGCACAGTCGCTTTTTGTTAAATGGATCCCAAATATTTACAAATCCATCAGAACCACCTGCAAGTAATTTCAAAAGAGTTACAACAGTTCTTAAAACCAGATACAAAAATAAccatcatcttaaccatttttaaggtcACAGAAGTTACAATTTCCCCAGGGAGTACTATATCAGATTTTCTTCCCTTTAAATATCATAAAAAGcaagcacaattttttaaaactctgcccAAGTATAAACGTGCAGTGTTCAATTAATAGCAAAATGATGTTATCTTAACAACTAGATACAGGTTAGCGTACCTGTGGCAAAGGTATTGTGGATGTTGTGAAACGAAATGGCGTTGACTGGGTAAATTTGctcaatattattttctttgagtCTGTGACACTTGAAGGCATACTTCTTCTTCTGTACCTCAGGGCTTGGGTCCAAGTACTCAACTGCCACTCGGCCTTCAATAGAGCTTAATACATAACCCTGAAAGGAAATCAGAGGACAAAAATGGTGAATCCAGCTTCCAAAGCAAGGCCTGGATTCTCAAATTCAACCCAATTCCCAAATTCAGCCCACAGTAAAGaaagatgattatttttaaaatgaaaagagaatacaGCCAGGTTTTAACCACATGTTTAAACTGTACTAACATAGTTAAGATCACTCCAAAAATTTAAGAACACTTATACCTGTTTTattacaagtaaataaataaaaggccacCATCATTTGCCTTCTTCATTCTACCAGTACCCTGCACACTGCAATCAAAAATGTTGAGTTATTCTGTCAAACTTCAACAAGAATTTTAAAGTGTTTCAATATCATTTATTTGTTGTCCTGTCCAGAAGGGGACTCGAATTCATTCCATCAgctggaatatatttttctttgctctaCGCCTCCTCACCTCTAACAACTCGAAGAGAATTGTGTCTCCTTCACTGAGGGTACCAATAATCCAAACCAAGTGGAAAACCAGCCTTCCATCTTGGTCATCCTGCCTCTCGCATTTAACTACAGCAAGTCAAGTGTACACACAAACCACAGAGATTTTCAGCGATGTTCAAAAGTGGCTTATAATTTCAAACCTTTCCTCACTTTGCCTCGAAATAGTATGTCAAAGAAAGTAAGAGATGAAGATAAATATGAAatctatacatatttttttaattcttacaaGGTATGAAAAAGATTTACTCCTAAAAAACTacttatggagaaaaaaaaaaatcagtaaaatgttacttttaaacTTCCATTATAAACTGGAAATAAACTCCGACGGAAAATTTTAGATAGAAGACATAATAACATTCATAAATGCAAGCATATTTTAATCATGCACTTAAATCTCTAAAGTTTCACATAACTGCAATTCCTTATCTTCAATGGAAATTCACAATATCCTGAGAAGAAGAATTGTGATCACCATTTGAGGTACTAGCCTTCTGACAAGCACTAAAGGATAGCCGTTAGATTCCAAAGATATCCACTGTTTTTAATGACTTTTCCTCTTGTAAAATTCCTACAGCAGCTGACCCCACCACCAACTTCCCTTCGAACTTTAAGGATTTAGGGAGGAAAGGGCAGATTAATGAAGTGTCATTTCATCTAGTAATGATGATGGAAGGGTGACCTACCCTGTTCGTCATTATATGAGGGACAACGCCTCTCTACCCTCAAtggcattcttttaaaaaagaaaaatccaagttCTGCTAGCAGACTGACTAAACTCTATTAGCATTAGGGTACAAAGAGgcgcaaaataaaaaagaaaaagagagagagaaaacagcaaattCCATAATCCTAAATTTCCAGGTTTAAATTTGAATTTGCTGGTCTGTAAATTAACATACCTGCAAAGCTCTCTCTGATTACTGTACACCTGTCAAGCATCCTGCACTAGGATCACCAAGGAATATGAAAACCTCTACTCAAACCCCTGGCAGATTACTTATCCTCTCTGAACATCAAAGCTTTCTCTAAAATTGAGTTAACATACCACCTTTTAACAAAAGGCTATCAAAAATTTACAACAACAAATTCTAAATCTAAATCTAACAAATTCTAAATcactactcaaaaaaaaaagcaaagctttaAAAGGCAGTGACCAAATCATTATCATATAAGATCCTCTTATTTTCAAATTCCCCAGGCACAGGGAGGAGAGGTCAGTACCTGCTTGTTTGGAAATGCTCGAATGCAGCGAGTCTGGTACTTGAGGCTGGACTCCCGGCGCTGCTGCACGTAGCCCATGTTCCGTAAGTCCCACACCAACACTCTGCGGCCTGCGGTGCCCACAATCAGCCGGTCTCCGGACACTGAGAGGGTATACACCTTTCAAGAAAGACCAAAACTTGCTGAAAATCATCTGCTtgcctgcaaatggcatttcgcACCACGATAAAGTCCACTAAtcataaaaccataaaaaagtTAGCTGATCAGGTTCACAAACACAGGTACAAAATTTTAAGTGCTACAGTTACACAAACCAATTGacacaaaataataaacacaAGATATTCTTAATACTTAACCAAGTATCACATAATGCACATTCTAGTTAACTCTCCGAAAGCATCTTTGAAACAATTCTCTTTGTTACTAAAACaagttaaattattaaataatttttacagtCCTCTCGTTTCATTCAGTGACAATATAAAATTGTAGAAAATactcaaaaaggagataataaagccATAAAAACAATTCAAGATACCTTTCAATGGGCCTCTGGCTTTTCATAAAACAAtcattttcaaagttatttttctatGATCACCTTTTGGAAGGATATTTCATGTTGTAACTCTAAAAATCTTGACTCTCCCAGCTGTCACACTGAATAAATAGGCCTTCCCAGGAAGAGTGAGAGAGCTATCATTAATTACCTTCTTAGTTGCTTTTGGTGGCACAGGAactcaaaattaaaagacaaggaTAGCGGTCTGGCATATGACAAGGCAAATTCTTATACCCTGACGTCATACTGAACACTCAAGACAGAGTTATCTTTagggaaaatttaaaaagcattttattcCCTAAAagcatctatttttttcccctcaacatTCCTTTTCttcaatatcaaaacaacttCCACAAAATATTCCTTTAAAACAAATCACAAAATTTCCTGCAAATAAGCATTTAGAAGCtacttattttcaaatatgttatctGGGGACTAAATAGAGATAGCAAATTCATGAAAATGGTGGCAAAACGTATGTTCCGATcatattaaatcatttttttaaagtctagacTTCAGGTATATAACTATGCCCTGATCATTACTTTCAATTAATAAGCAACTctaatctaatattttaaaacctgaaaaatcactataaaaaatgaaaaggcctCATGACATGGTAAAACATCTCTTTAACATTCAGTAATTAAACCTTATGCTTAGTAATCACTAATATGTTAACCACATACCACCAGCccggaggaaaaaaacaaattgggTTTCACAATGTAACGACAACCCGATAGTCTCTACAATCTGGCCTTTAAATTCAACAGCTAATTTgaccaagggaaaaacaagaaattttaaagattcAACAGTAGATTTAACACAAGCGTATTTCAGTAAGAGACATGTTAAGATTTACCGCTGTTTATTCAGAAAACATGtttgcagaaaaacagaaattaactTAAGACATATGaaacaccaaattaaaaaaaacacagaaagagaTCAATTTATAACAGTACAATCAGAATGGGAATTTTATCTTAAATCTTTACTATACAGGTGACACACAAGCTTCTAAAAGTGCTTTCTATCCCCACGGATCATAAATCAAGTAAAAACACTGTCATGCTACTGACTAggtatatacatttatcaaagaCAGTATTAAAAAAAGTGACATAATGAACCTTGCTGAACCAATAAGCAGCTTGATTCAGTGTGGCTGTCCATTATATGATATTCTGTCAGCAATTTATCACAGCTCTTAACATGTTACATACAACCATAAATCAAAACTAGAAACAATGCAATTATTTTATTCTGAACAAAGGTCTTGCCAGGAGTAGATTCGAATGTGATGTGACAAAAATAATGGCTCTTTGGATGCACTACAGTATATAATGACAGCTAACAGGAACTGAATAGTATATTTACACTGAGGAAATAGACTCAAGTGAAGGATACCTTTAAATTGCTAAAacaatcaatctttaaaattaACTACCACCTGATAAAGTCTGATAAAGGATACAGTAAGAATGCTCAATTACACTTCCACTGTACAGATCAAAAGGTTACAATAATACACAAAGTTTCAGTTTTAGAAGCTTCCTTCACTACAGCCTTCAAACTACATCTgtcagtattaaaaataaataaatggtaaaaacCAGGGAATATAGGCCATCTTTTTCACTAAACTTCAAATGATAACCCACTTCACCCTCTTAGTCAACTCAAGAGAAACCTCAGATCATAAGTGAAAAGGAGTGATGCTCCATCCCACTTCCTGGTTTGGGGCCGTCAAACCCAACTGAAGGCAATGGAACAGTCTTTGCTAAATGACTTCTCTGCAAAGTTCAGTCTTTGCTAAATGACTTCTCTGCAAAGTTGCTTCTCAGCCCCAGGACTGAAAGCGTTAATACATGCAAGTGGGTTTAGGACTAGTGCTATCCAGTACAAACATGACAACTGACAGAAAATGTAGACCAAACTACCAAAATTAGTTTTCCTTCACATATTTAGCTGAGTTTGTAAAATAGACTCATCAACTCTTAACCTCTAAATTCAACATCATATTCATCATTTTTCAAGTCAAACCATCCCAAGGACCATAATTCCTGTTACAAATATAAAGAGCCTACCTTTTCAGGCTGAGAGAAGGTCCCAGCATTACAAGGGGTTCTGGGATCCCACAATTTAACTGTCTGATCCCAACTCCCAGTAACCATCACATTCACTTCCGGACAGTATTCAACACATCTGATAGGGGCATCATGGGTTCCAACAAGATTTTCTGtaggaaaaaacaaaccaacaaaccacACCTAGCTTTACGAAACAAAGATTCCTCAAGTGAACAATAGAAGGAAACATTCATTGCACTGTAATGAATCCGCTTCCACCCACTCAATGGAAGTACTACACACAGAAAAATTTCTCCATGACTACAAGAAGTCATCCTTTCACCTCTGTTCACCTGACAGCGCACAGCTTGATTCACTGGCATGGTAATACCAAAAGCTGACTTCAGTTTCAGATTACATTAAAATGGTGGcatatttgttattttcctcaCTTGATTCTAGATTCCTTCAAATCAGGAACCTTGTTTAACTCTATAGTTCTGACTATCTAGTACAGGTTCTgatacatggtaggtgctcaagaaatgaaATGAACCAATGAGTGGAGAACTCTGGTCGAATGGATCTGGATAAAACTTACCGCATTAAGCTGATGTTTCAAAGAAACTTATTTAAGTGGTAACAGGATTATCTGAGAGCTGGGGAT is a window encoding:
- the BUB3 gene encoding mitotic checkpoint protein BUB3 isoform X3, whose translation is MTGSNEFKLNQPPEDGISSVKFSPNTSQFLLVSSWDTSVRLYDVPANSMRLKYQHTGAVLDCAFYDPTHAWSGGLDHQLKMHDLNTDQENLVGTHDAPIRCVEYCPEVNVMVTGSWDQTVKLWDPRTPCNAGTFSQPEKVYTLSVSGDRLIVGTAGRRVLVWDLRNMGYVQQRRESSLKYQTRCIRAFPNKQGYVLSSIEGRVAVEYLDPSPEVQKKKYAFKCHRLKENNIEQIYPVNAISFHNIHNTFATGGSDGFVNIWDPFNKKRLCQFHRYPTSIASLAFSNDGTTLAIASSYMYEMDDTEHPEDGIFIRQVTDAETKPKST
- the BUB3 gene encoding mitotic checkpoint protein BUB3 isoform X2 — its product is MTGSNEFKLNQPPEDGISSVKFSPNTSQFLLVSSWDTSVRLYDVPANSMRLKYQHTGAVLDCAFYDPTHAWSGGLDHQLKMHDLNTDQENLVGTHDAPIRCVEYCPEVNVMVTGSWDQTVKLWDPRTPCNAGTFSQPEKVYTLSVSGDRLIVGTAGRRVLVWDLRNMGYVQQRRESSLKYQTRCIRAFPNKQGYVLSSIEGRVAVEYLDPSPEVQKKKYAFKCHRLKENNIEQIYPVNAISFHNIHNTFATGGSDGFVNIWDPFNKKRLCQFHRYPTSIASLAFSNDGTTLAIASSYMYEMDDTEHPEDGIFIRQVTDAETKPKSPCT
- the BUB3 gene encoding mitotic checkpoint protein BUB3 isoform X1 produces the protein MTGSNEFKLNQPPEDGISSVKFSPNTSQFLLVSSWDTSVRLYDVPANSMRLKYQHTGAVLDCAFYDPTHAWSGGLDHQLKMHDLNTDQENLVGTHDAPIRCVEYCPEVNVMVTGSWDQTVKLWDPRTPCNAGTFSQPEKVYTLSVSGDRLIVGTAGRRVLVWDLRNMGYVQQRRESSLKYQTRCIRAFPNKQGYVLSSIEGRVAVEYLDPSPEVQKKKYAFKCHRLKENNIEQIYPVNAISFHNIHNTFATGGSDGFVNIWDPFNKKRLCQFHRYPTSIASLAFSNDGTTLAIASSYMYEMDDTEHPEDGIFIRQVTDAETKPKFDFRTDLACEACWMKGCVCI